Genomic DNA from Peribacillus simplex:
TCGCTATTCTGTTTCTATCTCCGGTTCCCAAACCCATTTCCAATCGACTCCTTTTGATGGAATGATATAATCCACAAAGGCACCGGGTACAATGATGTCCTCTGGATCCAAAGTGCCAAGCGGAACGATTTGCAAGGCTTCGACTATAGTGATTTGACCGGCCGCAGCAACGATTGGATTCGTGTTCCTGGCACTTTTATCAAATATAAGATTTCCATAAGGATCTGCCATTTCTGCGTAAACAATGGCGATATCCGCAGTTAATGCCGGTTCCACCAGATAATTTTTCTTACCCAGCTTTACGGTTTGCTTGCCGTCCCGGACGATATCGGCCTCAATTCCAATATCAGTCAATATCCCGCCAAGTCCCATCCCTCCGGCCCGGATGCGTTCGACAAGTGTCCCTTGCGGAGAGAACTCCACTTCGAGTTCTCCAT
This window encodes:
- a CDS encoding CoA transferase subunit A; translated protein: MCRLEDVRHHFKDKQSILFGGFGGIGTPPGLINLILESGIKDLTLIGNDTGFPDIGIGKLVTQRRAKKIIVSHIGSNPNAGLLMNNGELEVEFSPQGTLVERIRAGGMGLGGILTDIGIEADIVRDGKQTVKLGKKNYLVEPALTADIAIVYAEMADPYGNLIFDKSARNTNPIVAAAGQITIVEALQIVPLGTLDPEDIIVPGAFVDYIIPSKGVDWKWVWEPEIETE